The following coding sequences lie in one Oscillatoria salina IIICB1 genomic window:
- a CDS encoding glycosyl hydrolase: protein MNKRNGCKFVTIIVATFLISAIACNRFNARENENIAAISSQTIPPTLFGMHVEHSYKIPWPPIPFASWRLWDVHTEQYKLTFWPHLEPQPDNWDFTGLDKVVELAQKNQVELVYTFGLTPDWAAARPEDPSHYGEPPSPSEPKNIEDWRDFVRTVATRYKGKIRYYELWNEPNLNYFYTGTIDQMVTLAQEAYTILQEIDPEIKVVSPSVIATHESWLTKPGNAWLDEYFRKGGDAYTDIVAAHFYMPAENTPEDRIRPIREIQAVMAKHELADKPLWNTETGFGNRQQNHYYSDAESQAYVARSYLIYWSQGVERFYWYGWDNRNVLTMLMVEEDNRTLTPAAKAYAEIQNWLVGAKMQPCSPDRNNTWTCQLTRNGENSWIIWNPKNDIQLQIPQSWNVTQVTDLNGQKSPLSTSGSLQVGQLPLLLSRN, encoded by the coding sequence ATGAACAAACGCAACGGTTGCAAGTTTGTCACCATAATCGTAGCCACATTTTTAATTAGCGCGATCGCCTGCAACCGATTTAATGCCCGCGAAAACGAAAACATCGCCGCAATTTCCTCTCAAACCATCCCCCCAACCTTATTTGGAATGCACGTCGAACATTCCTACAAAATCCCTTGGCCCCCCATACCCTTCGCCAGTTGGCGCTTGTGGGACGTACACACCGAACAATACAAACTCACCTTTTGGCCCCATTTAGAACCCCAACCAGACAATTGGGACTTCACCGGACTCGATAAAGTCGTCGAACTCGCCCAAAAAAACCAAGTAGAATTAGTTTACACCTTCGGACTCACCCCAGACTGGGCAGCCGCCAGACCAGAAGATCCCTCTCACTACGGCGAACCTCCCTCTCCCTCCGAACCCAAAAACATCGAAGACTGGCGCGATTTCGTCCGCACAGTTGCCACACGCTACAAAGGCAAAATTCGCTATTACGAACTCTGGAACGAACCCAACCTCAACTATTTTTACACCGGAACCATCGACCAAATGGTTACTCTGGCACAAGAAGCATACACCATCCTCCAAGAAATCGACCCAGAAATCAAAGTAGTTTCTCCCTCCGTCATCGCTACCCACGAATCTTGGCTAACCAAACCTGGTAATGCCTGGCTAGACGAATACTTTCGCAAAGGTGGAGATGCCTACACCGACATCGTTGCCGCCCACTTTTATATGCCCGCCGAAAACACTCCCGAAGACAGAATTCGCCCGATTCGGGAAATTCAAGCAGTCATGGCAAAACACGAACTAGCAGATAAACCTTTATGGAATACAGAAACAGGTTTTGGCAACCGTCAGCAAAATCATTACTATTCTGATGCCGAAAGTCAAGCTTACGTTGCCCGATCTTATCTGATTTATTGGTCCCAAGGAGTCGAACGTTTTTACTGGTACGGCTGGGACAACCGCAACGTTTTAACAATGTTAATGGTAGAAGAAGATAATCGCACCCTCACCCCAGCCGCCAAAGCTTACGCAGAAATCCAAAATTGGCTGGTTGGAGCAAAAATGCAACCTTGTAGCCCCGACAGGAATAATACCTGGACTTGTCAGCTAACCAGAAACGGCGAAAATAGTTGGATAATCTGGAACCCCAAAAATGACATTCAGTTACAAATTCCCCAAAGCTGGAACGTCACCCAAGTAACAGACTTAAACGGACAAAAATCTCCTCTATCTACTTCCGGAAGTTTGCAAGTTGGACAATTACCTTTATTACTGAGTAGAAATTAA
- a CDS encoding glycosyltransferase family 2 protein encodes MSSWQLNTPVAMIIFNRPQTTEKVFEAIRQAKPPKLLVIADGPRADKPGEAEKCAATRAIIDRVDWDCEVLKNYSDLNLGCGKRPATGLDWVFDTVEEAIVLEDDCLPDPTFFRYCEELLDRYRYDERIMTICGLNIQFGRQRTDYSYYFSRYNHCWGWASWRRAWQHFDYELNLWPEIRDKNLLIDILGDARAAKVWSHTFELTYTEKRDWWDFQWTFANWVQGGLAILPAVNLISYIGYNEDATHTTEARSQYNNLTTEAMSFPLKHPPYVVRNLEADRFTENTYYDYQPNLLKKVNRKVKKALGMNLSQSW; translated from the coding sequence ATGAGCAGTTGGCAATTAAATACTCCTGTAGCCATGATTATTTTTAATCGACCTCAGACGACGGAGAAAGTATTTGAGGCTATTCGTCAAGCGAAACCGCCAAAACTTCTAGTAATTGCTGATGGACCCCGCGCCGATAAACCAGGGGAAGCGGAAAAATGTGCCGCTACTCGTGCGATAATTGACCGCGTGGACTGGGATTGCGAGGTTCTGAAAAATTACTCGGATCTCAACTTAGGCTGCGGGAAGCGTCCAGCAACGGGTTTAGATTGGGTATTTGATACTGTGGAAGAGGCGATCGTTTTGGAGGATGATTGTTTACCAGATCCAACCTTTTTTCGCTACTGTGAAGAGTTATTAGATCGCTACCGTTATGATGAAAGAATCATGACAATTTGCGGATTAAATATTCAATTTGGTCGTCAGCGAACCGATTACAGTTATTACTTTTCTCGCTACAATCATTGTTGGGGTTGGGCTAGTTGGCGACGTGCTTGGCAACATTTTGATTACGAGCTGAATTTGTGGCCTGAAATCCGCGATAAAAATTTGCTAATTGATATTTTAGGCGATGCTCGTGCGGCAAAAGTTTGGTCGCATACTTTTGAGCTTACTTATACAGAAAAGCGAGATTGGTGGGATTTTCAATGGACTTTTGCGAATTGGGTTCAAGGTGGTTTAGCTATTCTTCCTGCGGTTAATTTAATTTCTTACATTGGTTATAACGAGGATGCTACTCACACGACGGAAGCAAGAAGTCAGTACAATAATTTGACTACCGAAGCAATGAGTTTTCCTCTCAAACATCCTCCTTATGTGGTGCGTAATCTTGAAGCAGATCGCTTTACAGAAAATACTTATTACGATTATCAACCTAATTTACTGAAAAAGGTTAATCGTAAAGTTAAAAAAGCTTTAGGAATGAATTTATCTCAAAGTTGGTAA
- a CDS encoding DNA cytosine methyltransferase — translation MSSRRPIAVDLFAGAGGFSLGIEQAGFEVAIAVEYDPVHAAVYSYNFPQTKVLCRDVTSLDAGEIRQAVGGEIDLVFGGPPCQGFSSMGKRNPKDDRNYLVFAFCRLVKELQPRYFVMENVPGLSQGEHRRILQRLKHELKDAGYKIREPVQVLNAADFGVPQKRKRLFLLGWRYKQKALFYPQLEQKERVSVREAIADLPDLDFFPELLNIDEIELKIELEVSDYVKYLRDLIPDPDNFAYPRIWNRNLLTSSRRTQHKQESIERFHLTQPGQLEPISRLRRLDWNKCSHTLRAGTGIERGSFTSARPLHPERDRVISVREAARLHSFPDWFRFHSTKWHGFRQVGNAVPPLLARALGAEIITALGIVPVVPEAKIALGEPSLLRWNQKQASSYWQKLSSST, via the coding sequence GTGTCTTCACGTCGTCCGATCGCGGTAGACTTGTTTGCTGGTGCGGGTGGATTTTCCCTTGGAATTGAGCAAGCGGGGTTTGAAGTAGCGATCGCGGTGGAGTACGATCCCGTCCATGCGGCGGTTTATAGTTACAACTTCCCTCAAACTAAGGTTTTGTGTCGGGATGTCACCAGTTTGGATGCAGGCGAAATCAGACAAGCTGTAGGAGGAGAAATCGATTTAGTCTTTGGGGGACCTCCTTGTCAGGGATTTTCATCGATGGGTAAGCGTAACCCAAAAGACGATCGCAATTACTTAGTGTTCGCTTTCTGTCGTTTAGTAAAGGAATTACAACCGCGTTATTTTGTAATGGAAAATGTCCCTGGTTTGAGTCAGGGCGAACATCGACGAATTTTGCAACGGTTGAAACATGAATTGAAAGATGCAGGTTACAAAATTAGAGAACCCGTGCAAGTATTGAATGCGGCTGATTTTGGCGTCCCGCAAAAGCGCAAACGGTTATTTTTGTTAGGGTGGCGGTATAAACAGAAAGCTTTATTTTATCCTCAACTGGAGCAAAAAGAGAGAGTCAGTGTAAGAGAAGCGATCGCCGATCTTCCGGATTTGGATTTTTTTCCTGAACTGCTGAATATTGATGAAATTGAGTTAAAAATAGAACTAGAAGTAAGTGATTATGTCAAGTATTTACGAGATTTAATTCCCGATCCTGATAATTTCGCTTATCCTCGTATTTGGAACCGAAATTTGTTAACTAGCTCTCGACGTACTCAACATAAACAAGAATCAATCGAACGCTTTCACTTAACCCAACCAGGACAACTCGAACCAATCAGTCGTTTACGAAGATTAGACTGGAATAAATGCTCTCATACTTTAAGGGCGGGAACAGGTATCGAAAGAGGTAGTTTTACTTCAGCTCGTCCCTTGCATCCAGAACGCGATCGCGTAATTTCAGTTCGAGAAGCCGCCAGACTCCATTCATTTCCCGACTGGTTTCGCTTTCACTCTACCAAATGGCATGGTTTTCGCCAAGTAGGTAATGCAGTGCCACCCTTGTTAGCCAGAGCATTAGGCGCGGAAATTATTACAGCTTTAGGAATTGTCCCCGTAGTACCAGAAGCAAAAATTGCCCTCGGCGAACCATCCTTATTGAGGTGGAATCAAAAACAAGCATCGTCCTACTGGCAGAAATTAAGCTCTTCAACCTAA
- a CDS encoding Calvin cycle protein CP12, producing MVQAIDRQIAAIKRGEGDPEHIHELAQDALAWARKVTKEKGEGSSESASAWDTVEELLAAIAHRRNQQPPENSLDRYCRDRPEADECKVYDL from the coding sequence ATGGTACAGGCTATCGATCGACAAATTGCCGCAATAAAAAGAGGCGAGGGAGATCCCGAACACATTCACGAATTAGCGCAAGATGCCTTAGCATGGGCGAGAAAAGTAACCAAAGAAAAAGGTGAAGGATCGAGCGAAAGCGCCTCTGCCTGGGATACAGTAGAAGAATTACTCGCCGCGATCGCCCATCGACGCAACCAACAACCACCAGAAAACTCATTAGACCGATATTGTCGCGATCGTCCCGAAGCCGACGAGTGTAAAGTCTACGACCTGTAA
- a CDS encoding flippase: MFKKLIDLPKTLSPDLRKLIGNTFWLFSEKIFQMGLGLLVGVWVARYLGPEDFGLFNYAIAIVWLFDPIAKLGLDDIVVRDLARSQTDNPKTLGTSFILKLFASIVTAFLAFSTISLLRPEDRQLQLLVAIIAGGAIFRSAEIIELWFRSQVQAKYVVWAKNIAYIFSNVIKVILIKINAPVVAFAAATFAEYSLAAIGMVIVYQITNNLIQAWRFSFSRAQSLIQDSWPLILSGIVIMIYMRIDQIMLGQMIGDAAVGLYSAAVKISEMWYFVPIAIVNSVFPSIVQAKEIGETVYYKRIQKLFNLMSVISYSVAIPITFLSGFIITLIYGNSYAEAAEILTIHIWAGVFVTLGVARSTWLTTENLMKFSAATTAVGAVINIILNSLFIDTYGAIGAAWATVISQVFASYLAGAFYPETRRIFWSQTKAITLLSLLRR, translated from the coding sequence ATGTTCAAAAAACTTATCGATCTTCCGAAAACTCTCAGCCCTGATTTACGCAAACTAATTGGCAACACTTTCTGGCTGTTTTCTGAAAAAATTTTCCAGATGGGTTTGGGTTTACTGGTGGGTGTCTGGGTAGCTCGTTACCTAGGTCCAGAAGATTTTGGACTTTTTAATTACGCGATCGCGATCGTTTGGTTATTCGATCCAATTGCTAAACTTGGCTTAGATGATATTGTCGTCCGCGACCTTGCTCGCTCTCAAACCGATAACCCAAAAACTCTTGGTACCAGTTTCATTTTAAAGCTATTTGCGAGTATTGTCACTGCTTTTTTAGCTTTTTCAACTATTTCTTTACTTCGTCCAGAAGATCGACAACTGCAACTGTTAGTTGCCATTATTGCTGGGGGCGCAATTTTTCGCTCGGCAGAAATTATTGAGTTGTGGTTTCGCTCGCAAGTTCAAGCTAAATATGTAGTTTGGGCAAAAAATATTGCTTATATTTTCAGTAATGTTATCAAGGTAATTTTAATTAAAATTAATGCGCCAGTAGTGGCTTTTGCAGCAGCGACTTTTGCTGAATATAGCCTTGCGGCAATTGGCATGGTAATCGTTTATCAAATTACGAACAATTTGATTCAAGCATGGCGATTTAGCTTCTCTCGTGCTCAGTCTTTAATTCAAGATAGTTGGCCCCTGATTTTGTCTGGAATTGTCATTATGATTTATATGCGTATTGACCAAATTATGCTCGGACAAATGATTGGTGATGCAGCCGTAGGACTTTATTCCGCCGCCGTAAAAATATCCGAGATGTGGTACTTCGTACCAATTGCGATCGTTAATTCGGTTTTTCCTTCGATTGTTCAAGCTAAAGAAATTGGCGAAACTGTTTATTACAAACGAATTCAAAAACTTTTTAATTTAATGTCAGTTATTAGTTACTCGGTTGCTATTCCGATCACATTTTTGTCAGGCTTTATTATTACTTTGATTTATGGAAATAGCTATGCTGAAGCCGCAGAAATTTTAACCATTCATATTTGGGCGGGTGTATTTGTTACCTTGGGAGTTGCTCGCTCAACTTGGTTGACTACAGAAAATTTAATGAAATTTTCCGCCGCCACTACTGCCGTTGGTGCAGTTATTAACATTATTTTAAATAGCCTTTTTATCGATACTTATGGAGCAATAGGGGCAGCCTGGGCTACTGTCATTTCCCAAGTATTTGCTTCTTATTTAGCAGGTGCTTTTTACCCAGAAACTCGCCGAATTTTTTGGAGTCAAACTAAAGCAATAACTTTACTGAGTTTATTGAGGAGATAG
- a CDS encoding acyltransferase family protein: MQSNAPPKKVKLNLLQAFRGIAALLVVLFHLDQLSNEKLKQTFLFGIFKFGWAGVDFFFILSGFIIFYVHRHELGIQSWQKFKKFWLKRWIRIYPVYWIVTLAVLGLLIFVPSLAKAGDTNLFFLLKTFLLIPQSTPPLLDVGWTLILIIFFYLIFSLSYLLKPKIYLPLVAILLLGSLTQFVPDISIPAENPWIGTIFHSMNLEFALGCLAAYLVVTYPLRHRKTLLFVGAFFFIFFGLLLSYGVIAEVQNLNILGIELGINRVFFSGIPCFIMLIGAASLDINKGTDVPNFVNYLGDASYSIYLIHSPIISALTQIAAKLNLVNLIGNSLIINLPIGIVSVGIGCVFYSIVEKPVVEFLRQIIVKKKVPPKAI; encoded by the coding sequence ATGCAAAGTAACGCACCTCCCAAAAAAGTCAAACTCAACCTTCTCCAAGCTTTCCGAGGTATCGCCGCCTTATTAGTAGTTCTCTTTCACCTCGATCAACTAAGTAACGAAAAACTCAAACAAACTTTTCTCTTCGGCATCTTTAAATTTGGCTGGGCTGGAGTAGATTTCTTTTTCATCCTCAGTGGCTTTATTATTTTCTACGTCCATCGTCACGAACTCGGCATTCAAAGTTGGCAAAAGTTTAAAAAGTTTTGGTTGAAACGCTGGATTAGAATCTATCCCGTTTATTGGATAGTAACCTTAGCTGTCTTAGGATTATTGATTTTTGTGCCATCTTTAGCCAAAGCAGGAGACACGAATTTATTCTTTCTCCTCAAGACTTTTTTACTAATTCCTCAAAGTACACCACCACTTTTAGATGTAGGTTGGACTTTAATCTTAATTATCTTCTTTTACCTAATTTTTAGCTTATCCTATCTCCTCAAACCAAAAATTTACTTACCGCTAGTTGCAATTTTACTTTTAGGTTCCCTAACCCAATTTGTCCCCGATATCAGCATCCCGGCAGAAAATCCCTGGATAGGAACGATTTTCCACTCAATGAATTTAGAATTTGCTTTAGGTTGTTTAGCAGCTTATCTAGTAGTAACTTATCCTCTCCGCCACAGAAAAACTTTACTATTTGTGGGCGCTTTTTTCTTTATTTTCTTTGGCTTATTACTCAGTTATGGTGTAATCGCCGAAGTCCAAAACTTAAACATTTTGGGCATTGAATTAGGAATAAATCGCGTTTTCTTCTCCGGAATTCCATGTTTTATCATGTTAATTGGCGCAGCATCTTTAGACATAAATAAAGGAACAGATGTCCCCAATTTTGTTAACTACCTCGGAGATGCTTCTTACTCAATTTACTTAATTCACAGTCCGATTATTTCCGCATTAACGCAAATTGCTGCCAAATTAAACCTAGTTAATCTTATTGGTAACTCCTTAATAATTAACCTACCGATCGGAATAGTATCAGTAGGCATTGGTTGCGTATTTTACTCGATAGTCGAGAAACCAGTAGTAGAGTTTTTGCGGCAAATCATAGTCAAAAAGAAAGTACCTCCAAAAGCAATTTAA